One genomic window of Cherax quadricarinatus isolate ZL_2023a chromosome 84, ASM3850222v1, whole genome shotgun sequence includes the following:
- the LOC128704289 gene encoding glycine-rich protein 3 — translation MKVILLALALCLMLGMALALPMAVSDAVADAHHRHGYGGYGGFGGGGYGGYGGIGGFGGYGGNIGFGNGFAGGFNSGYGGGFGRYSPYSTYG, via the coding sequence ATATTGTTAGCGTTGGCCCTGTGCCTGATGCTGGGGATGGCCCTGGCCCTGCCTATGGCTGTTTCAGACGCCGTAGCTGATGCTCATCACCGTCATGGTTACGGAGGTTATGGTGGCTTCGGAGGTGGAGGTTATGGTGGCTACGGAGGCATTGGTGGATTCGGTGGATATGGTGGAAACATCGGGTTTGGCAACGGGTTTGCTGGTGGATTTAACAGCGGATATGGAGGAGGCTTTGGTAGATATAGTCCATATAGCACCTACGGCTAA